A region from the Kineothrix sp. IPX-CK genome encodes:
- the rbsD gene encoding D-ribose pyranase — MKKSGIINAQLAGYIAALGHMDTFMVGDGGMPIPPGIPIVDLALCGGVPTFVQTLDAILEETEVEFYTIAKEIEDKNPVLLSYIQDKLNEIEGRKIPHTELKEMSKHVKFAVRTGEFTPYPNIILRAGVAFPA; from the coding sequence ATGAAGAAAAGCGGAATTATAAATGCGCAGCTCGCAGGCTATATCGCCGCGCTTGGACATATGGATACATTTATGGTAGGGGATGGAGGAATGCCGATTCCTCCGGGGATTCCGATTGTGGATCTGGCACTCTGCGGAGGCGTTCCTACCTTCGTTCAGACTCTTGATGCCATATTGGAAGAAACGGAAGTGGAATTTTATACGATTGCGAAAGAAATCGAAGACAAGAATCCTGTACTTTTATCCTATATCCAGGATAAGCTAAATGAAATAGAAGGAAGGAAAATACCCCATACGGAATTGAAGGAAATGTCAAAGCATGTAAAATTTGCAGTCCGTACGGGAGAATTTACGCCCTATCCGAACATTATACTGCGCGCGGGAGTCGCTTTCCCCGCGTAG
- a CDS encoding ABC transporter permease produces MSSNRKSSNSTLVMTLLKGRTFIVLIVLLAFFCVAADNFLSMNTALLIGKHVALYGILAIGMTYVIITGGIDLSVGAIVGLSGMVAGGLIQNGLALNAFGVTLYFSVPVIVAISILLGALIGIINGIIITRFRVAPFIATLGMMYMARGFANIHSSGATYSDLKGYEGLGNQGFRFFGSSVFGIPAGLLILIILALIFAVLLKKTSFGWHVFSIGGNEKAAKLSGVKVDRVKILVYMISGICSAVVGIIASAQLAAATPKTGESWEMNAIAAAVLGGTSMAGGIGTIGGTIVGAFVIGVINDGMVMCGVSEFWQMVIKGMVIILAVIIDQFQRNLQAKMALMARNESK; encoded by the coding sequence ATGAGTTCGAATAGAAAAAGTTCCAACAGTACGTTGGTAATGACTTTGTTAAAGGGAAGAACCTTTATTGTACTAATTGTTTTGCTGGCCTTCTTCTGCGTGGCGGCAGACAACTTTTTAAGCATGAATACAGCGCTTTTGATTGGAAAGCATGTCGCATTGTACGGGATTCTGGCAATTGGAATGACCTATGTTATCATTACGGGAGGCATTGATTTATCGGTAGGAGCAATTGTAGGCCTTTCGGGTATGGTGGCAGGCGGGCTGATTCAGAACGGCCTGGCGCTGAATGCTTTTGGAGTGACCTTATATTTCAGTGTTCCGGTAATTGTTGCTATTTCCATTTTACTGGGGGCGCTGATCGGTATCATCAATGGTATTATCATCACGAGATTTCGAGTGGCTCCCTTCATAGCCACCCTGGGTATGATGTATATGGCGCGCGGATTTGCGAATATTCATTCGTCGGGAGCTACCTATTCCGATTTAAAAGGGTATGAAGGACTTGGAAATCAGGGATTTAGGTTTTTTGGTTCCAGTGTGTTCGGAATTCCGGCAGGACTTTTGATTCTGATTATTCTGGCACTTATTTTCGCGGTACTTCTCAAGAAAACATCGTTTGGATGGCATGTGTTCTCTATCGGCGGAAATGAGAAGGCGGCAAAACTGTCCGGCGTTAAGGTAGACCGGGTGAAAATTCTTGTATATATGATTTCCGGTATCTGCTCTGCGGTAGTCGGTATTATCGCCTCTGCCCAGTTGGCTGCAGCAACCCCGAAAACAGGAGAATCGTGGGAAATGAATGCGATTGCAGCAGCCGTATTAGGCGGAACATCCATGGCGGGCGGTATTGGAACCATTGGCGGTACGATTGTAGGCGCGTTCGTTATCGGTGTTATCAACGACGGTATGGTTATGTGCGGAGTGTCTGAATTCTGGCAGATGGTAATCAAAGGTATGGTAATTATTTTAGCCGTAATCATTGACCAGTTCCAAAGGAATCTCCAGGCCAAGATGGCGTTAATGGCTCGTAACGAGAGCAAGTAA
- a CDS encoding sugar ABC transporter ATP-binding protein: protein MANMCKEGVCFHAEDVSKIYPGTKALDHVDFDLLTGKVNVLIGENGAGKSTLMKLIAGIEQPSEGTLYMGEEEVRFKDTTEARKYGIGIIHQELNLFPNLPVFQNIFMAKEKKKGLGMDNKFHKEQSEKILARLEYPIPVETLVGDLRVGQQQMIEIARNLIEDDLKILIMDEPTSSLSEQEVQVLFKIMRELTAQGISIVYISHRLEEIMQIGDHVTILRDGKYVADADVCDIDVPWIVKQMTGEGKSYPKKDREIDWTKRENVLEVKGLTLPKSGGGYLLKDVSLELKKGEILGIYGLMGAGRTEVFECIMGLRPEHTGDMYLEGRKMDIKSISGQIDRGFALVPEDRQREGLVQTMDIGRNCSLSALKNYTKYGFVDFKKENEMVESQIKDIHIKVADKRLQILSLSGGNQQKVVIGKGILTNPEILLMDEPSRGIDIGAKTEVFDIINQYAEQGLSIIVISSELKEIISIADRVIVLSNGIKTGELSGEEIREEALVLASYKGHHDQQS, encoded by the coding sequence ATGGCAAATATGTGTAAAGAGGGAGTCTGTTTTCATGCAGAGGACGTCAGTAAAATATATCCCGGTACAAAGGCATTGGATCACGTGGATTTTGATCTGCTTACGGGAAAAGTAAACGTATTGATCGGTGAAAACGGTGCCGGTAAATCTACGCTTATGAAGCTGATCGCCGGGATCGAACAGCCCAGTGAGGGAACTCTCTATATGGGTGAGGAAGAAGTCCGTTTTAAGGATACGACAGAAGCGAGAAAGTATGGAATCGGCATTATTCATCAAGAGCTGAATCTATTTCCCAACCTTCCGGTTTTTCAGAATATTTTTATGGCGAAGGAAAAGAAAAAAGGGCTCGGAATGGATAATAAATTCCATAAAGAGCAATCGGAAAAGATTCTGGCAAGATTGGAATACCCCATCCCGGTGGAGACCCTGGTAGGGGATCTTAGGGTGGGACAGCAGCAGATGATAGAGATTGCGCGCAATCTCATAGAAGATGATTTGAAGATATTGATTATGGATGAACCTACTTCGTCGCTTTCAGAGCAGGAGGTTCAGGTTCTCTTTAAGATTATGAGGGAGTTGACGGCGCAGGGAATCTCCATTGTATACATATCTCATCGGTTAGAGGAAATTATGCAGATAGGAGACCATGTAACCATCCTTCGGGATGGCAAATATGTGGCAGATGCCGACGTCTGTGATATAGATGTACCGTGGATTGTCAAGCAGATGACCGGGGAAGGAAAGTCCTATCCTAAGAAAGACAGGGAAATCGACTGGACAAAACGGGAAAATGTACTGGAAGTCAAAGGACTGACACTGCCGAAAAGCGGTGGCGGTTACTTGCTTAAAGATGTAAGCCTTGAGCTGAAAAAAGGAGAAATCCTTGGCATTTACGGATTGATGGGAGCAGGGCGTACTGAGGTTTTCGAGTGCATCATGGGACTTAGGCCTGAGCATACCGGAGATATGTATCTTGAGGGCAGGAAGATGGATATCAAGTCCATTTCCGGTCAGATTGACAGAGGCTTTGCGCTCGTTCCGGAGGACCGTCAGCGGGAGGGGCTGGTGCAGACGATGGATATCGGACGAAACTGCTCGTTGTCTGCGCTCAAAAATTATACGAAATATGGCTTTGTGGACTTTAAAAAGGAAAATGAAATGGTGGAATCCCAGATAAAGGATATCCATATCAAGGTGGCGGATAAAAGGCTTCAGATTCTGTCCCTGTCCGGAGGAAATCAGCAAAAGGTCGTTATAGGAAAGGGTATTTTGACAAATCCTGAAATTCTGTTAATGGATGAGCCCAGCAGAGGAATCGATATCGGTGCAAAGACAGAGGTATTCGATATCATCAATCAATATGCGGAGCAGGGACTTTCTATTATTGTTATTTCCTCTGAGCTAAAGGAAATTATCTCGATCGCGGACCGTGTAATCGTACTATCGAATGGAATTAAGACGGGCGAATTGAGCGGAGAGGAAATCCGGGAAGAGGCATTAGTGCTGGCGTCTTATAAAGGCCACCACGATCAACAATCGTAA
- a CDS encoding polysaccharide deacetylase family protein: protein MWNEKKKAVTFSYDDGVTQDKRLTELFNYYRVKCTFNLNSGLQSYASSWDNNGLTIHRMNTLELPELYNGHEIAVHCLTHANLIECDVDTIYNEVYMDKQNLERIFGRSMNGMAYPFGTYNDAIAEVLKRCGIQYSRTVESSKNFAIPQDLLRLKPTCHHDDTDVMTLIDDFLNLESEAPQLFYIWGHSYEFDINNNWNRMEKILDKLAGKEEIFYGTNAQTLLY, encoded by the coding sequence ATGTGGAACGAAAAAAAGAAAGCCGTTACTTTCAGTTATGACGATGGTGTAACGCAGGACAAACGACTTACAGAGCTGTTCAATTACTATCGGGTAAAATGTACCTTTAACCTGAACAGCGGATTACAAAGCTATGCGTCCTCATGGGACAATAATGGTCTTACCATTCATCGCATGAATACCTTAGAGCTCCCTGAATTATATAATGGTCACGAAATAGCAGTTCACTGTCTGACTCATGCCAACCTGATCGAATGCGATGTAGATACCATTTATAATGAAGTCTATATGGACAAACAGAATCTGGAAAGAATATTCGGCCGGAGCATGAACGGAATGGCATACCCCTTCGGCACTTACAACGATGCGATAGCCGAAGTCCTCAAAAGGTGTGGCATTCAATATTCAAGAACAGTAGAAAGCTCAAAAAACTTTGCTATCCCTCAGGATCTTCTTAGGCTAAAGCCCACCTGCCATCACGATGATACAGATGTAATGACACTGATCGATGACTTCCTGAATCTCGAATCAGAAGCCCCTCAGCTTTTTTATATCTGGGGTCATAGCTATGAATTCGATATTAATAATAATTGGAATCGAATGGAGAAAATTCTGGATAAGCTTGCAGGAAAAGAAGAAATATTCTACGGAACAAATGCTCAGACCCTGCTATATTAA